From a single Micromonospora carbonacea genomic region:
- a CDS encoding ABC transporter permease: MFRATMKSLLARKVRLVLSGLAVVLGVMFVSGAFVLTDTLGRSFDAIFSDAYAGVDVNVAAKPKLEVGEGEGEQVSAPFPADVVDRVRAVPGVASATGLVNADGARLIGSNGKVVTSFGPPQLGTNWTGESDLVRLREGRGPQADDEIAVNAALAKAAKVKVGDRVGALTAFESKRREFTLVGVFGYSNGRDTIGGANEVAFTTPAAQRLMLGKPGTFNNVTVRVADGVRAETVRDDVARALGTGYNVKTGAELSAASSADLKEDLSFFNKVLLGFAAVALLVGTFLILNTFSIIVAQRTRELALMRAIGASGRQIIGSVVLEALAVGLIASVLGLGAGVGVGALLAWAFGRFAGGLELAGIGVPPVAVVSAFAVGMLITVVAALLPALRAARIPPIAAMQDVATPDRPLTKVTVSGAVVTALGGGLLAVGLTGNAGGATLTVILAGVLFTFIGVALLTPLISRPVVSLLGALFAWSVPGRLGRLNSGRNPRRTAITAAALMVGIALVTGVTVILDSAKSSISASAERTVDAQLVISGEQTGPRPPTFDASVVDRAAALPGVDAVLGVYNDNAIVDGDRTYVVALTDLAAMARIYGTVPQSGTAATLKPDQVALSVSGAKELGKSVGDRLTAQFARGEGSHTYTVAAVLPDERSIGSIILPRQAGPEFTNPEPFTALVRLTPGTPVSQVQPQLDALVADNPEVSVADRASYIEQQTSGFDTLLTMIQILLALAIVIAVLGIINTLALSVLERTRELGLLRAIGLRRAQTMRMITVEAVVISVFGALLGVAVGTGLGAAVVRALKDEGITDLVLPWSQMGIFLGLAALIGVVAAALPAVRAARINVLGAIAHD, from the coding sequence ATGTTCCGGGCGACCATGAAGAGCCTGCTGGCGCGCAAGGTGCGCCTGGTCCTGTCCGGCCTGGCGGTGGTGCTCGGCGTCATGTTCGTCTCCGGGGCGTTCGTGCTCACCGACACCCTCGGCCGGTCCTTCGACGCGATCTTCTCCGACGCGTACGCCGGCGTCGACGTCAACGTCGCCGCGAAGCCGAAGCTGGAGGTGGGCGAGGGCGAGGGCGAGCAGGTGTCCGCGCCGTTCCCCGCGGACGTGGTGGACCGGGTGCGGGCGGTGCCGGGGGTGGCGTCGGCCACGGGCCTGGTCAACGCCGACGGGGCCCGGCTGATCGGCAGCAACGGCAAGGTGGTCACCTCGTTCGGTCCGCCGCAGCTCGGCACGAACTGGACCGGCGAGTCCGACCTGGTGCGGCTGCGCGAGGGGCGCGGCCCGCAGGCCGACGACGAGATCGCGGTCAACGCGGCGCTGGCGAAGGCCGCGAAGGTGAAGGTGGGTGACCGGGTCGGCGCGCTGACCGCGTTCGAGTCGAAGCGGCGCGAGTTCACCCTGGTCGGGGTCTTCGGCTACAGCAACGGCCGGGACACCATCGGCGGGGCCAACGAGGTCGCGTTCACCACGCCCGCCGCCCAGCGGCTGATGCTCGGCAAGCCCGGCACGTTCAACAACGTCACCGTGCGGGTCGCCGACGGGGTGCGCGCCGAGACGGTGCGCGACGACGTGGCCCGCGCGCTGGGCACCGGCTACAACGTGAAGACCGGCGCGGAGCTCTCCGCCGCGTCGTCGGCCGACCTGAAGGAGGACCTGTCGTTCTTCAACAAGGTGCTGCTCGGCTTCGCCGCGGTGGCGCTGCTGGTGGGGACGTTCCTGATCCTCAACACGTTCTCGATCATCGTGGCGCAGCGGACCCGGGAGCTGGCGCTGATGCGGGCCATCGGCGCGAGCGGGCGGCAGATCATCGGTTCGGTGGTGCTGGAGGCCCTCGCGGTCGGCCTGATCGCCTCGGTCCTCGGGCTGGGCGCGGGCGTCGGGGTGGGCGCGCTGCTGGCCTGGGCGTTCGGCCGGTTCGCCGGCGGGCTGGAGCTGGCCGGGATCGGCGTGCCCCCGGTGGCGGTGGTCAGCGCGTTCGCCGTCGGCATGCTGATCACGGTGGTCGCGGCGCTGCTGCCGGCGCTGCGGGCGGCGCGCATCCCGCCGATCGCGGCGATGCAGGACGTGGCCACCCCGGACCGGCCGCTGACGAAGGTCACGGTGTCCGGGGCGGTCGTCACCGCCCTCGGCGGCGGGCTGCTGGCGGTGGGCCTGACCGGCAACGCGGGCGGGGCCACGCTGACGGTGATCCTGGCCGGGGTGCTGTTCACGTTCATCGGGGTGGCGCTGCTGACCCCGCTGATCAGCCGCCCGGTGGTGTCGCTGCTCGGGGCGTTGTTCGCCTGGTCGGTGCCGGGCCGGCTGGGTCGGCTGAACTCGGGGCGCAACCCGCGCCGCACGGCGATCACCGCCGCCGCGCTGATGGTCGGCATCGCCCTGGTGACCGGGGTGACGGTGATCCTGGACTCGGCGAAGTCGAGCATCTCCGCCTCGGCGGAACGCACCGTCGACGCGCAGCTGGTGATCTCCGGGGAGCAGACGGGGCCCCGGCCGCCCACGTTCGACGCGTCGGTGGTCGACAGGGCCGCCGCGCTGCCGGGGGTGGACGCGGTGCTGGGCGTCTACAACGACAACGCGATCGTCGACGGCGACCGGACGTACGTGGTGGCGCTGACCGACCTGGCCGCGATGGCCCGCATCTACGGCACCGTGCCGCAGTCGGGCACGGCCGCCACCCTCAAGCCGGACCAGGTGGCGCTGAGCGTGTCCGGCGCGAAGGAGCTGGGCAAGTCGGTCGGTGACCGGCTGACCGCGCAGTTCGCCCGGGGCGAGGGGTCGCACACGTACACGGTGGCGGCGGTGCTGCCCGACGAGCGGTCCATCGGGTCGATCATCCTGCCCCGGCAGGCGGGGCCAGAGTTCACCAACCCGGAGCCGTTCACGGCGCTGGTGCGGCTGACCCCGGGCACGCCGGTGTCGCAGGTGCAGCCGCAGCTCGACGCGCTGGTGGCCGACAACCCGGAGGTGTCGGTGGCCGACCGGGCCAGCTACATCGAGCAGCAGACCAGCGGCTTCGACACCCTGCTCACGATGATCCAGATCCTGTTGGCGCTGGCCATCGTGATCGCGGTGCTGGGCATCATCAACACCCTGGCGCTGTCGGTGCTGGAACGCACCCGGGAGCTGGGGCTGCTGCGGGCGATCGGGCTGCGCCGGGCGCAGACCATGCGGATGATCACCGTGGAGGCCGTGGTGATCTCCGTGTTCGGCGCGCTGCTCGGCGTCGCGGTCGGCACCGGCCTCGGTGCGGCGGTGGTCCGCGCGCTGAAGGACGAGGGGATCACCGACCTGGTGCTGCCGTGGTCGCAGATGGGCATCTTCCTCGGCCTGGCCGCGCTGATCGGGGTCGTCGCGGCGGCGCTGCCGGCGGTCCGCGCCGCCCGGATCAACGTCCTGGGCGCGATCGCCCACGACTGA
- a CDS encoding ABC transporter ATP-binding protein has protein sequence MTATTGRQAQAAARASDVWKVYGSGEAQVVALRGVSAEFERGRFTAIMGPSGSGKSTLMHCLAGLDAVTRGTVAIGDTTVTGLGDAGLTKLRRDKVGFIFQQFNLLPTLTAKENILLPLSIAGRKPDPAWYDVVIATVGLRDRLDHRPAQLSGGQQQRVACARALVARPEVIFADEPTGNLDSRSGAEVLSFLRNSVREHGQTIVMVTHDPTAAAYADRVVFLADGEIVSELIEPTADTVLDTMKKLDVPAATEVGN, from the coding sequence GTGACCGCGACGACAGGCCGGCAGGCGCAGGCCGCTGCCCGGGCCAGCGACGTGTGGAAGGTGTACGGCAGCGGCGAGGCGCAGGTCGTCGCGCTGCGGGGGGTGAGCGCCGAGTTCGAACGGGGCCGGTTCACCGCGATCATGGGCCCGTCGGGGTCGGGCAAGTCGACGCTGATGCACTGCCTGGCGGGCTTGGACGCGGTGACCCGGGGCACGGTGGCGATCGGCGACACGACGGTGACGGGGCTCGGCGACGCCGGGCTGACGAAGCTGCGCCGCGACAAGGTGGGCTTCATCTTCCAGCAGTTCAACCTGCTGCCGACGCTGACGGCGAAGGAGAACATCCTGCTGCCGTTGTCGATCGCCGGGCGCAAGCCCGACCCGGCCTGGTACGACGTGGTGATCGCGACGGTGGGGTTGCGCGACCGGCTCGACCACCGCCCGGCGCAGCTCTCCGGCGGGCAGCAGCAGCGGGTGGCGTGCGCGCGGGCGCTGGTCGCCCGCCCCGAGGTGATCTTCGCCGACGAGCCGACGGGCAACCTGGACTCCCGCTCCGGCGCGGAGGTGCTGAGCTTCCTGCGCAACTCGGTGCGCGAGCACGGCCAGACGATCGTCATGGTGACCCACGACCCGACGGCCGCCGCGTACGCCGACCGGGTGGTGTTCCTCGCCGACGGGGAGATCGTGTCGGAGCTGATCGAGCCGACGGCCGACACGGTGCTGGACACGATGAAGAAGCTCGACGTCCCCGCCGCGACCGAGGTGGGCAACTGA
- a CDS encoding Cmx/CmrA family chloramphenicol efflux MFS transporter, with protein MPIVIYILGLAVFAQGTSEFMLAGLIPDIAADLRVSVPAAGTLTSTFAAGMIVGAPLMAVLSLRWPRRSALLVFLTVFIAVHVVGAVTGSFGILLATRVVGAVANAGFLAVGLATATGLAGPHAKGRAAAVLLGGVTLACVAGVPVGAVLGNLWGWRSAYWAVAAVSVPAALAILRSVPPTPPGTPVPDARRELRALRRPRLAVTLLLAALVNGATFCTFTYLVPLVTEVSGYGRAWVPALLAAFGLGSFAGVTVAGRLSDSRPMPVLVAGGPALLAGWLLFAATAAIAPVAFLLVLVQGTLSFAVGATLITLVLYRAADAPSLGGSFATVALNVGAAIGPLLGGAAIGAGLGYRSPLWVSALLVALALTVGLTPTARGRDRTDAPGQPIPS; from the coding sequence ATGCCAATTGTGATCTACATTCTCGGGCTCGCCGTCTTCGCCCAGGGAACATCCGAGTTCATGCTGGCCGGCCTGATCCCGGACATCGCCGCCGACCTGCGGGTCTCAGTCCCGGCAGCCGGCACGCTCACCTCGACCTTCGCCGCCGGAATGATCGTCGGGGCACCGCTGATGGCCGTGCTCAGCCTCCGCTGGCCCCGCCGTTCGGCGCTGCTGGTCTTCCTGACCGTCTTCATCGCCGTCCACGTCGTCGGGGCCGTCACCGGCAGCTTCGGCATCCTGTTGGCCACCCGCGTCGTCGGTGCCGTGGCCAACGCCGGGTTCCTGGCCGTGGGCCTCGCCACGGCGACCGGCCTGGCCGGGCCCCACGCCAAGGGCCGGGCCGCCGCCGTGCTGCTCGGGGGCGTCACCCTCGCCTGCGTCGCGGGCGTGCCCGTCGGCGCCGTGCTCGGAAACCTGTGGGGCTGGCGCTCGGCGTACTGGGCGGTGGCCGCCGTCTCCGTGCCCGCCGCCCTCGCGATCCTGCGTTCCGTGCCGCCCACGCCGCCGGGCACGCCCGTGCCCGACGCGCGGCGGGAGCTGCGCGCCCTGCGCCGTCCCCGACTGGCCGTGACCCTGCTGCTGGCCGCGCTGGTCAACGGCGCGACGTTCTGCACCTTCACCTACCTGGTCCCGCTGGTCACCGAGGTCAGCGGGTACGGCAGGGCGTGGGTGCCGGCGCTGCTGGCGGCCTTCGGCCTGGGATCGTTCGCCGGCGTCACCGTCGCCGGCCGGCTCTCCGACAGCCGGCCGATGCCGGTCCTGGTGGCCGGCGGCCCGGCCCTGCTCGCCGGCTGGCTGCTGTTCGCGGCGACCGCAGCGATCGCCCCGGTGGCGTTCCTGCTCGTCCTCGTGCAGGGGACGCTGTCGTTCGCCGTCGGGGCCACGCTGATCACGCTGGTGCTGTATCGGGCCGCCGACGCGCCGTCGCTGGGCGGCTCCTTCGCCACCGTCGCCCTCAACGTGGGCGCGGCCATCGGCCCCCTGCTGGGCGGCGCCGCGATCGGTGCGGGCCTGGGCTACCGGTCCCCGCTGTGGGTCAGCGCCCTGCTGGTGGCGCTGGCCCTGACGGTGGGGCTGACCCCGACGGCCCGGGGTCGGGACCGAACGGACGCCCCCGGGCAGCCGATCCCGTCGTAG
- a CDS encoding neutral zinc metallopeptidase, giving the protein MTARSGRRPGGPLAGLLAALVLASGCVVGGVNEGAPQQPLPRSTRQPSSPQGEQTRADGTTSVAEFEEDMAVAVDKAEIYWTAQFRASGRRFQPVRRVVPYQREGEVSCAGQALPRNNAVYCSAGDFIAYDVRWSVAAFRQVGDAFLYYLLGHEYAHGIQVRLGLRAQFTIQQELQADCLAGAYIGGSIEAGELRLEDGDLDEFREGLLAVGDDPDQPWFAEGAHGTAEQRTDHFFRGYEQGLAACNLG; this is encoded by the coding sequence GTGACGGCACGGTCGGGACGTCGACCCGGCGGCCCGCTGGCCGGTCTGCTGGCGGCGCTGGTGCTGGCCAGCGGCTGCGTGGTCGGCGGGGTGAACGAGGGCGCGCCGCAGCAACCCCTGCCCCGGTCGACCCGCCAGCCCAGCTCGCCCCAGGGGGAGCAGACCCGCGCCGACGGCACCACCAGCGTGGCCGAGTTCGAGGAGGACATGGCCGTCGCGGTGGACAAGGCCGAGATCTACTGGACCGCGCAGTTCCGGGCGTCGGGCCGACGGTTCCAGCCGGTCCGGCGGGTCGTGCCCTACCAGCGGGAGGGCGAGGTCTCCTGCGCCGGGCAGGCCCTGCCCCGCAACAACGCCGTGTACTGCTCGGCGGGCGACTTCATCGCCTACGACGTCCGCTGGTCGGTCGCGGCGTTCCGGCAGGTCGGCGACGCGTTCCTCTACTACCTGCTCGGCCACGAGTACGCCCACGGCATCCAGGTGCGGCTCGGCCTCCGTGCCCAGTTCACCATCCAGCAGGAGTTGCAGGCCGACTGCCTGGCCGGGGCGTACATCGGCGGCTCGATCGAGGCCGGTGAGCTGCGGCTGGAGGACGGCGACCTCGACGAGTTCCGGGAGGGGCTGCTCGCCGTCGGCGACGACCCCGACCAGCCGTGGTTCGCCGAGGGCGCGCACGGCACCGCCGAGCAACGCACCGACCACTTCTTCCGGGGCTACGAGCAGGGCCTCGCGGCCTGCAACCTGGGTTGA
- a CDS encoding HAD family hydrolase, giving the protein MLFDMDGTLVDSEKLWDVALRELAAEYGATLSDAGRKALIGTSMADAMRILHDDLGQPHRDPQASAAWIDARILELFRTGLRWRPGALALLRAVRAAGIPTALVTSSGRPLVEVALDTLGRDSFDAVVCGDEVDAAKPHPEPYLTAARLLGVPIDRCVAIEDSPTGVASALAAGAAVLAVPAEVPIAPADGVHQLDSLTGADLELLAALLGDPPA; this is encoded by the coding sequence GTGCTCTTCGACATGGACGGCACCCTGGTCGACAGCGAGAAGCTGTGGGACGTCGCGCTGCGCGAGCTCGCCGCCGAGTACGGCGCCACCCTCTCCGACGCCGGGCGCAAGGCGCTGATCGGCACCAGCATGGCCGACGCGATGCGGATCCTGCACGACGACCTCGGCCAGCCGCACCGCGACCCGCAGGCCAGCGCGGCGTGGATCGACGCCCGGATCCTGGAGCTGTTCCGCACCGGGCTGCGGTGGCGGCCCGGCGCCCTGGCGCTGCTGCGGGCCGTCCGCGCGGCCGGCATCCCCACCGCCCTGGTCACCTCCAGCGGCCGGCCGCTGGTGGAGGTGGCGCTGGACACCCTGGGCCGGGACAGCTTCGACGCGGTGGTCTGCGGCGACGAGGTGGACGCGGCAAAGCCGCACCCCGAGCCGTACCTGACGGCCGCCCGGCTGCTCGGCGTGCCGATCGACAGGTGCGTGGCGATCGAGGACTCCCCGACCGGGGTGGCCAGTGCCCTCGCCGCGGGCGCGGCCGTGCTGGCGGTGCCGGCGGAGGTGCCGATCGCGCCGGCCGACGGCGTACACCAGCTCGACAGCCTGACCGGCGCGGACCTGGAGCTGCTCGCCGCCCTGCTCGGCGACCCGCCCGCCTGA
- a CDS encoding calcium:proton antiporter, which yields MPALLRSRVTDWTLTVPVLAVVILALTWGRELPPLVVGVVATFLAGAVLAAVHHAEVVAHKVGEPFGSLVLAVAVTVIEVALIVTLMISGGDKTVSLARDTVFAAVMITCNGILGLSLLLGALRRRVAVFNPEGTGGALATVATLATLSLVVPTFTTSRPGPEFSTPQLVFAAVASLALYGLFVLVQTGRHRDYFLPVTSDGTVADADGDGHADPPSTGAALASLVMLLVALIAVVGLAKMVSPAIEAGVSAANLPQAFVGVVIALLVLLPETLAAARAARRDRVQISLNLALGSAMASIGLTIPAIAIASIWLDGPLLLGLGGTQLTLLALTVVTGVLTVVPGRATLLQGGVHLVLLAAFVFLAASP from the coding sequence ATGCCGGCCCTCCTGCGTTCCCGTGTCACCGACTGGACCCTCACCGTGCCCGTGCTGGCCGTGGTGATCCTGGCTCTGACCTGGGGCAGGGAGCTGCCCCCGCTGGTCGTGGGGGTGGTCGCGACGTTCCTCGCCGGGGCGGTGCTCGCCGCCGTGCACCACGCGGAGGTGGTCGCCCACAAGGTGGGCGAGCCCTTCGGCTCGCTGGTCCTCGCCGTCGCGGTCACGGTGATCGAGGTGGCCCTGATCGTCACCCTGATGATCAGCGGCGGGGACAAGACGGTGTCGCTGGCCCGGGACACGGTCTTCGCCGCCGTCATGATCACCTGCAACGGCATCCTCGGCCTGTCCCTGCTGCTCGGGGCGCTACGCCGCCGGGTGGCGGTGTTCAACCCCGAGGGCACCGGCGGGGCCCTGGCCACCGTGGCCACCCTGGCCACGCTCAGCCTGGTCGTGCCGACCTTCACCACCAGCCGGCCCGGCCCCGAGTTCTCCACCCCGCAGCTCGTCTTCGCCGCCGTGGCGTCGCTCGCCCTGTACGGGCTGTTCGTGCTGGTGCAGACCGGCCGGCACCGCGACTACTTCCTGCCGGTCACCTCCGACGGGACCGTCGCCGACGCCGACGGCGACGGACACGCCGACCCGCCGTCGACCGGCGCCGCCCTGGCCAGCCTGGTCATGCTGCTGGTGGCGCTGATCGCCGTGGTGGGCCTCGCGAAGATGGTGTCCCCGGCGATCGAGGCCGGGGTCTCGGCGGCGAACCTGCCGCAGGCGTTCGTCGGTGTGGTGATCGCGCTGCTGGTGCTGCTGCCCGAGACCCTCGCGGCGGCCCGCGCCGCCCGCCGCGACCGGGTGCAGATCAGCCTCAACCTGGCCCTCGGTTCGGCCATGGCCAGCATCGGCCTGACCATCCCCGCCATCGCCATCGCCTCGATCTGGCTCGACGGGCCGCTGCTGCTCGGGCTCGGCGGCACCCAGCTGACCCTGCTGGCGCTGACCGTCGTCACCGGCGTGCTGACCGTGGTGCCGGGCCGGGCCACCCTGTTGCAGGGCGGCGTGCACCTGGTCCTGCTGGCCGCGTTCGTCTTCCTCGCCGCCAGTCCCTGA